Proteins encoded within one genomic window of Platichthys flesus chromosome 13, fPlaFle2.1, whole genome shotgun sequence:
- the LOC133966975 gene encoding tripartite motif-containing protein 16-like protein: MRKFDFRADFLKYSQEVTLDPNTANRCVLLSEGNRKVTAMSKQQSYSDHPDRFIGQPQVRSTESLTGRCYWEVEMWMGVGAMVAVTYKNNRRNSLECEFGFNDKSWSLYCGKNIYFFYYNSILTPVSGPWSSRVGVYLDPSAGVLSFYNVSDTMTLLHRVQTTFTQPLYAGVRVNPGTTAEFCKLK; the protein is encoded by the coding sequence ATGAGGAAGTTTGATTTcagagctgacttcttaaaATATTCACAGGAAgtcacactggatccaaacacagcaaacagatgtgtgttattatctgagggaaacagaaaagtaacagCTATGAGTAAACAACAGTCTTATTCTGatcacccagacagattcaTTGGTCAGCCTCAGGTCCGGAGTACAGAGAGTCTGACTGGgcgttgttactgggaggtggagatgTGGATGGGAGTTGGAGCTATGGTAGCAGTCACGTACAAGAATAACAGAAGAAATTCGTTAGAATGTGAATTTGGATTCAATGATAAATCCTGGTCATTATATTGtggtaaaaacatttatttcttttaCTACAACAGCATCTTgactccagtgtcaggtccttggtcctccagagtaggagtgtacctggatcccagtgcaggtgttctgtccttctacaatgtctctgacaccatgactctcctccacagagtccagaccacattcactcagcctctctatgctggagttAGGGTTAATCCTGGAAccacagctgagttctgtaaactcaaatag